Proteins found in one Fusarium oxysporum Fo47 chromosome V, complete sequence genomic segment:
- a CDS encoding Glucanosyltransferase-domain-containing protein, protein MKTVAFLSALAAVASATPTLKEPPSKRASLPAVSVSGNAFWTGKDRFYLRGIDYQPGGASANEDPLADPDVCKRDIKYFKELGVNVIRVYAVDNKADHDECMSALDAAGIYLVLDVNNPKYSINRAKPGPSYNAAYIQSVFATVEMFAKYDNTLAFFSGNEVMNDEKDTDKSAPYVKAITRDMRNYIKARKLRQVPVGYSAADVASNRMQTAHYMNCGSEEVRSDFFAFNDYSWCNSDFKTSGWDVKVKNFTNYGIPIFLSEYGCIENRPRKFEEIEPMMDSQMSSVYSGGLMYEYSLEDNDYGIVTIKNGKVTTEKEFDLFKSALSKYPMPTGTGGAAKASHGVACPTSESVWQVDPSYLPEMPSEAEKYMKDGAGKGPGINGKGSHFDTDSGTATASVAMGSSTSTGSASASGDDDDDSGAASLGFGALYVSAAATLFTLVGTLLL, encoded by the exons ATGAAGACCGTTGCTTTCCTCTCCGCCTTGGCGGCTGTCGCTTCGGCTACCCCTACCCTCAAGGAGCCTCCCAGCAAGCGCGCTTCCCTCCCCGCTGTCTCGGTTTCTGGCAATG CTTTCTGGACTGGCAAGGACCGATTCTACCTCCGAGGTATCGACTACCAGCCCGGTGGTGCCTCTGCTAACGAGGATCCTCTCGCCGATCCCGATGTTTGCAAGCGTGATATCAAGTACTTCAAGGAGCTCGGCGTCAACGTTATTCGCGTCTACGCTGTCGACAACAAGGCCGATCACGACGAGTGCATGAGCGCGCTCGACGCCGCTGGCATCTACCTCGTTCTCGATGTTAACAACCCCAAGTACTCCATCAACCGTGCAAAGCCCGGTCCTTCTTACAATGCCGCCTACATCCAGAGCGTTTTCGCCACTGTCGAGATGTTCGCCAAGTACGACAACACACTCGCTTTCTTCTCCGGAAATGAGGTCATGAATGACGAGAAGGATACCGACAAGTCCGCTCCCTACGTCAAGGCCATCACTCGTGATATGCGAAACTACATCAAGGCCCGCAAGCTCCGCCAGGTTCCTGTCGGCTACTCTGCTGCCGATGTTGCCTCCAACCGCATGCAAACCGCTCACTACATGAACTGTGGTTCTGAGGAGGTTCGATCTGACTTCTTCGCTTTCAACGATTACTCCTGGTGCAACAGTGACTTCAAGACCTCTGGCTGGGacgtcaaggtcaagaactTTACCAACTACGGTATCCCCATTTT CCTGTCCGAGTATGGTTGCATTGAGAACCGCCCTCGTAAGTTCGAGGAGATTGAGCCCATGATGGACAGCCAGATGTCCTCCGTCTACTCCGGTGGCCTTATGTATGAGTACTCCCTCGAGGACAACGACTACGGTATCGTCACAATCAAGAACGGCAAGGTCACGACCGAAAAGGAGTTTGATCTCTTCAAGTCTGCTCTCTCCAAGTACCCCATGCCCACTGGCACTGGCGGTGCTGCCAAGGCTTCCCACGGCGTTGCTTGCCCTACCTCCGAGTCCGTCTGGCAGGTCGACCCCAGCTACCTCCCTGAGATGCCCTCCGAGGCCGAGAAGTACATGAAGGACGGTGCCGGCAAGGGCCCCGGCATCAACGGCAAGGGATCCCACTTCGACACTGATAGCGGAACCGCCACTGCCAGCGTTGCTATGGGCTCTTCCACATCCACAGGTTCGGCCTCTGCctctggtgatgatgatgatgacagcgGCGCTGCTAGCCTTGGCTTCGGTGCCCTGTACGTCTCCGCTGCCGCCACTCTCTTCACCCTCGTCGGAACCCTTTTGTTGTAG
- a CDS encoding TFIIH subunit TTDA/Tfb5 codes for MPRAIRGVLIECDPSIKSIIVSIDSANHDYIIEDLDDERVVVKETMVSTLKHKLEERLKENLPPEEESGSE; via the exons ATGCCTCGTGCAATCAGAG GCGTTCTTATCGAGTGCGATCCTTCGATCAAGTCCATCATCGTCAGCATCGACAGTGCTAACCATGACTACATCATTGAGGATCTCGATGATGAACGCGTGGTTGTGAAAGAGACCATGGTCTCAACGCTCAAGCATAAGCTCGAAGAA CGACTCAAAGAAAACCTTCCTCCCGAAGAAGAATCCGGCTCCGAGTAA
- a CDS encoding acyl-CoA N-acyltransferase: protein MAPMNNQNLNYSSNYGEAAAQKVNVLASCYLVDSAANLKGLHYCTTGVAVLTLLQGPSGIPEVPSSGLPSPPTSPPLAALTSSNELALLPKSKKREIPGRRLGRRGGAALSIREECERFFCESMKTTFHGERNSSMNGSGLSGAFLPTPPSDDRLPEHFKPVSDDKLPAYNITAWLEMWDYAGGASFRAFVADDGEEKSLFVFFDIEGVLGRDLKKALMALIELADGPLDCAHIVTCIDRRIPADDVHSLTKSLQWVGFDMVTLDHWAHGLDVTSKKWMLMGMEL from the exons ATGGCGCCAATGAATAATCAGAATTTGAATTACAGTAGTAATTACGGCGAGGCCGCTGCCCAGAAGGTCAATGTCCTTGCCTCTTGCTACCTAGTCGACTCTGCTGCCAACCTCAAGGGCCTCCACTACTGCACTACCGGGGTTGCAG TACTAACTCTACTACAGGGGCCGAGTGGTATTCCTGAGGTCCCTTCCTCAGGACTACCCTCCCCTCCAACAAGCCCCCCCCTCGCCGCACTAACCTCGTCTAACGAGCTCGCCCTTCTgcccaagagcaagaagcgCGAGATCCCAGGCCGGCGCCTGGGTCGACGAGGGGGGGCAGCACTTTCGATCAGGGAAGAATGTGAGAGATTCTTTTGCGAGTCCATGAAGACGACTTTCCACGGTGAGAGGAATTCGTCCATGAATGGCTCCGGCCTGTCTGGTGCTTTTTTACCAACGCCGCCGTCCGATGACCGGCTCCCCGAACACTTCAAGCCTGTTTCTGATGACAAGCTACCTGCCTACAATATTACCGCTTGGCTGGAGATGTGGGACTATGCCGGCGGAGCGAGCTTCCGTGCCTTTGTTGCTGATGACGGAGAGGAGAAATCTCTCTTTGTTTTCTTTGATATCGAAGGCGTACTTGGCCGAGACCTGAAAAAGGC TCTGATGGCACTTATCGAACTGGCCGACGGTCCTCTGGACTGTGCCCATATTGTCACTTGCATAGATAGACGCATCCCTGCGGACGACGTCCACTCTTTGACAAAGAGTCTACAGTGGGTTGGCTTCGACATGGTTACTCTAGACCACTGGGCTCATGGTCTTGATGTCACGAGCAAGAAGTGGATGTTGATGGGTATGGAGCTATAG
- a CDS encoding Oxysterol-binding protein-domain-containing protein: MAGIEQLEVHSKSYIVRWVKVDEGNTLSWSVQPHKKSINFGIVKHPGSGATTFASSTAEDLNNGTEESGGTSDGKSARFSKKDTNAQELLKSKGFIPIKWIGKCEADKVSIGTYEVNHDQSGMYGLVFDNTFSKQTSKTATFVVMTYPTGAPPQTSSHLPNLQAPKAGASQTSLGRHSSPKLDGVASASLDSLHSHNAVANANSISGRSEVGSGNYHVGVLHKRRRKKGQGYARRFFSLDYSTCTLSYYYNPKSSALRGAIPLSLAAIAADERRREISIDSGAEVWHLRAPNDKEFQDWAHALEKASRVARGLETLDLPKNDHLKINTRQLQPIHQSSPQEDREWEQVESLVSRVVGTRDALRRLTREVTAQAKPPPVTSPQYLSPGAATSAIDENDTYFTPPPEQRRSFWRRKSNTPAISPATLGAPTALAVPAPGGVTTTISANMPNHSRRQSKGLVREENSLQDHCQSLLTDLDSVVSEFTTLINNSKRRRMPVPLSAGGVSRKSIDTVSTADEFFDAEDANSAVLKIDGSEDEASRSEEAEDEEEDSFRDNSSVSSIGENDTANLDDASHLFPTKPKSLTPLPIEQAVTRRSTIPPAAAPAPSLIAFFRKNVGKDFSTISMPVTSNEPSSMCQKVAEQLEYAQLLNQAAKQSSPTDRLLFVAAFAVSQFSSGRAKERAIRKPFTPLLGETFELVRSEKEVPGGFRLLVEKVHHRPLLLAMQADSANWSFSQSPAPGQKFWGKSAEITTDGRVRIVLRLSNGSEERYSWNIATMFLRNVVMGEKYVEPVGTMHVVNDSTGHKAAVEFKSKGMWGGRIEDVSVEIFNPEGVNTGSGLVGTWTNSLKTTGKGGGQEIWRVGPLVENAAQTFGLTTFAASLNEVTEIEKGKLPPTDCRLRPDQRAYEQGAIDDAENLKQKLEEAQRGRRRELEERGETYKPRWFVKVENAPEGEEVWKLKTGKDSYWEERAKGSWQGVEDLFKVTDD, translated from the exons ATGGCGGGCATTGAGCAGCTTGAAGTTCATAGCAAG TCGTATATTGTTCGCTGGGTCAAAGTCGATGAAGGGAATACACTATCGTGGAGCGTACAACCTCACAAGAAGTCCAT CAATTTTGGCATTGTCAAACATCCCGGCAGCGGTGCCACCACTTTTGCATCTTCCACGGCCGAAGACCTGAATAATGGAACTGAAGAGTCGGGCGGTACCTCGGACGGAAAGTCTGCCCGCTTCTCGAAGAAAGATACAAACGCACAAGAGCTGCTAAAAAGTAAAGGATTTATACCCATCAAATGGATTGGTAAATGCGAAGCGGATAAGGTGTCCATCGGCACGTACGAGGTCAATCATGACCAGAGCGGAATGTACGGCCTCGTGTTTGATAACACGTTCTCGAAACAGACATCCAAGACGGCGACTTTCGTGGTAATGACATATCCTACGGGGGCACCTCCTCAGACTTCATCACATTTGCCTAATCTTCAAGCACCGAAAGCTGGAGCCAGCCAAACGAGTCTCGGGCGGCACAGTAGCCCTAAACTCGACGGGGTTGCCTCTGCTTCATTAGACAGTCTTCACAGTCACAACGCCGTAGCAAACGCGAACTCCATTTCTGGTCGTAGCGAGGTTGGCTCAGGCAATTACCATGTTGGTGTTCTCCACAAGAGGCGTCGCAAGAAGGGACAAGGCTACGCTCGCAGATTCTTCTCGCTTGACTACTCGACATGCACTCTGTCGTACTACTATAATCCTAAGTCTTCTGCACTCCGAGGCGCTATTCCCCTAAGCTTAGCCGCCATCGCTGCAGATGAGCGACGAAGAGAGATCAGCATCGATTCAGGCGCTGAAGTCTGGCATTTGAGAGCCCCGAATGATAAGGAATTCCAGGACTGGGCACATGCGCTCGAAAAGGCGAGCCGCGTTGCAAGGGGTTTGGAGACCCTGGATCTTCCCAAGAATGATCACTTGAAAATCAATACACGCCAACTTCAGCCTATTCATCAATCCTCTCCACAAGAAGACAGGGAATGGGAGCAGGTCGAATCCCTGGTTAGCCGCGTGGTTGGTACACGCGATGCTCTTCGACGCCTGACCCGTGAGGTCACAGCCCAGGCAAAACCACCACCAGTAACCAGTCCTCAATATCTTTCACCTGGAGCTGCGACTAGTGCTATCGACGAGAACGATACGTATTTCACACCCCCTCCCGAACAGAGGCGCTCCTTCTGGAGAAGAAAGTCAAACACTCCTGCGATATCCCCTGCCACACTGGGAGCGCCAACCGCTCTGGCAGTACCAGCACCAGGTGGTGTCACTACGACTATCTCTGCCAATATGCCAAACCACTCAAGGAGACAATCCAAGGGGCTCGTTAGAGAGGAGAACTCGCTGCAGGATCATTGTCAATCACTTCTGACAGACCTTGACTCAGTTGTGTCCGAGTTCACCACACTTATCAACAACAGTAAGCGCCGTCGCATGCCAGTGCCCTTGTCTGCAGGTGGCGTGTCAAGGAAGAGTATAGACACTGTCTCGACAGCAGACGAGTTCTTTGATGCCGAGGACGCCAACTCAGCCGTTCTTAAAATTGATGGCAGCGAAGACGAAGCTTCACGATCAGAAGAGgcagaagacgaggaggaagattCATTCCGAGACAATTCTTCTGTGTCGTCTATAGGAGAGAATGACACAGCAAACCTGGACGATGCATCTCATCTTTTCCCCACGAAACCAAAGAGCCTTACACCTTTGCCTATTGAGCAAGCCGTTACCAGGAGATCAACCATACCACCTGCAGCTGCACCTGCACCGAGTTTGATCGCGTTCTTTAGGAAAAATGTTGGCAAAGATTTTAGTACCATCAGTATGCCCGTTACCTCGAACGAACCGTCATCTATGTGCCAAAAGGTGGCCGAACAGCTGGAATACGCACAGTTACTAAACCAAGCTGCAAAGCAATCTTCTCCAACAGACAGACTCTTGTTCGTCGCAGCATTTGCAGTCTCCCAGTTCAGCAGTGGTCGAGCCAAAGAGCGTGCTATCCGGAAGCCTTTCACACCTCTACTGGGCGAAACCTTTGAACTGGTTCGAAGCGAGAAGGAGGTGCCTGGAGGTTTCAGACTCTTAGTCGAGAAGGTCCATCATCGACCTCTTCTCCTAGCTATGCAAGCAGACTCAGCCAACTGGTCGTTCTCCCAGTCACCAGCCCCCGGCCAGAAGTTTTGGGGCAAGAGCGCTGAAATCACGACAGATGGCCGTGTTCGAATTGTGCTACGTCTATCAAATGGCTCCGAGGAGCGATATTCATGGAATATTGCTACTATGTTCTTGCGTAACGTGGTTATGGGCGAAAAGTACGTGGAGCCTGTGGGCACTATGCATGTCGTCAATGACAGTACTGGTCAcaaggctgctgttgagttCAAGAGCAAGGGCATGTGGGGTGGACGTATTGAGGATGTCAGTGTTGAAATCTTCAACCCCGAAGGAGTAAACACAGGAAGCGGCTTGGTAGGCACATGGACCAACAGCTTGAAGACAACAGGCAAAGGTGGCGGCCAGGAGATTTGGCGTGTTGGACCACTTGTGGAAAATGCTGCCCAGACATTTGGTCTTACAACTTTTGCTGCCAGCTTGAACGAGGTTACAGAGATCGAGAAGGGCAAACTGCCTCCTACGGATTGTCGCTTGCGACCTGATCAGCGCGCATACGAACAAGGCGCAATcgatgatgctgagaatCTGAAACAAAAGCTGGAGGAAGCTCAGCGCGGTCGACGCCGAGAACTCGAAGAGCGAGGTGAGACATACAAGCCTCGATGGTtcgtcaaggtcgagaacgctccagagggagaggaagtATGGAAGCTCAAGACAGGAAAGGATAGTTACTGGGAGGAGCGCGCAAAGGGAAGCTGGCAAGGGGTTGAGGACCTCTTTAAGGTTACTGATGATTGA
- a CDS encoding ClpP/crotonase-like domain-containing protein, giving the protein MSSTTPLPAYTSYKNIIVSSPNPFVAHVEINRPQKLNAFTQELWLEFGRVFKQLSGDEDVRAVVVSGAGDRAFTAGLDVQSASSDGILFGSQADIAKKAKVVRNHIEEFQDSIGAMEKCEKPVICVLHGVSIGLAIDIACCADIRICASNTRFAVKEVDIGMAADIGTLARLPKLVGSTSWVKDVCLTARDFSAQEALSVGFVSQVHEGKQAAVQAAVALATTLADKSPVAVQGTKELLNHGRDHTVAESLRYTQVWNAAAVQGKDFSLALMSGLKKTKPRFEKL; this is encoded by the exons ATGTCTTCCACCACACCTCTCCCCGCTTACACATCTTACAAAAACATAATTGTCAGCTCACCAAACCCTTTCGTCGCTCATGTCGAGATAAACCGACCCCAGAAGCTCAACGCCTTCACTCAAGAACTATGGCTTGAGTTTGGACGTGTCTTCAAGCAGCTCAGCGGTGATGAAGACGTCCGTGCAGTTGTAGTCAGCGGCGCTGGCGATCGAGCCTTTACCGCAGGCTTGGACGTGCAGTCTGCGTCTAGTGATGGAATCCTCTTTGGTTCTCAGGCGGATATCGCCAAAAAGGCAAAGGTAGTGAGAAACCACATTGAGGAGTTTCAGGACTCGATTGGTGCTATGGAGAAGTGCGAGAAAC CTGTCATTTGCGTGCTTCATGGTGTTTCTATTGGCCTTGCTATTGATATCGCCTGCTGCGCTGACATCCGCATCTGCGCCTCCAACACACGCTTCGCTGTCAAGGAAGTTGACATTGGCATGGCCGCTGATATCGGAACCCTGGCACGTCTGCCCAAGCTCGTTGGCTCAACATCATGGGTTAAGGACGTTTGTCTCACGGCCCGAGACTTCTCAGCACAGGAAGCATTGTCAGTAGGATTTGTGAGCCAGGTTCACGAGGGCAAACAGGCGGCTGTGCAGGCTGCTGTGGCTCTGGCAACCACACTTGCTGACAAGAGCCCTGTTGCTGTACAGGGAACGAAGGAGCTGCTCAACCACGGCAGGGATCATACTGTTGCTGAGAGCTTGAGGTATACGCAAGTATGGAATGCAGCGGCTGTGCAAGGCAAGGACTTTTCGTTGGCGTTGATGAGTGgattgaagaagacgaagccgAGGTTTGAGAAGTTGTAG